Proteins co-encoded in one Erwinia sp. genomic window:
- the intS_5 gene encoding Prophage integrase IntS (ID:JIFNMEKO_02633;~source:Prodigal:2.6) encodes MKSLLASGIDPLQQKKAVKAEERGDFTFEAVARNWHKKMSVSERWIPQHSERILNSLINHLFPALGSKDITKLTTRDLLLPQRKIEAKGQHETASRLKQRITAIMRYAVQEDMISQNPANELGGTLITPKRTHYPALELEQIPDLLSRINAYKGRKLTVLALKLTMLVFIRSSELRFARWSEIDFENQLWIIPPNREEIKDVKFSERGSKMRIPHYVPLSHQAIDILKELKEISYNMSYGQGLIFIGCHDYRKPMSENTVNKALRLMGYDTQKDICGHGFRTMACSSLVESGIWTEDATERQMSHKEQNNVRAAYTHKAKHITQRRLMIQWWADYLDANIEKHIMPLDFARSTL; translated from the coding sequence ATGAAATCTCTGTTAGCCAGTGGTATTGACCCACTTCAACAGAAAAAGGCTGTAAAAGCTGAAGAGCGTGGAGATTTTACGTTTGAAGCAGTAGCCCGGAACTGGCACAAAAAAATGTCTGTCAGTGAGCGGTGGATACCTCAACATAGTGAACGTATTTTAAATAGCCTCATTAATCATCTTTTCCCGGCTCTTGGTTCAAAAGACATTACGAAGCTAACCACTCGTGATCTGCTGCTTCCTCAGCGTAAAATTGAGGCCAAAGGCCAACATGAAACAGCTTCACGCCTGAAACAACGTATTACAGCTATCATGCGTTATGCTGTTCAGGAAGACATGATCAGTCAAAATCCTGCAAATGAGCTTGGTGGCACATTAATCACGCCTAAGCGGACTCATTATCCCGCTCTTGAGCTTGAGCAAATACCCGATCTATTAAGCCGTATAAATGCCTATAAAGGCCGTAAACTCACTGTATTAGCCTTAAAGCTAACGATGCTTGTATTCATCCGTTCAAGTGAACTACGCTTCGCTCGTTGGTCTGAAATAGATTTTGAGAATCAACTTTGGATCATTCCGCCAAATCGTGAAGAAATCAAAGATGTAAAATTTTCTGAGCGTGGTTCTAAAATGCGTATACCGCATTATGTGCCACTAAGTCATCAGGCTATTGATATTTTGAAAGAACTGAAAGAAATAAGTTATAATATGTCTTATGGACAAGGATTAATTTTTATTGGCTGCCATGATTACCGTAAACCAATGAGTGAAAATACGGTTAATAAAGCCTTACGACTGATGGGTTATGATACTCAAAAGGATATATGTGGTCATGGTTTCCGCACGATGGCTTGTAGTTCTCTTGTTGAGTCAGGTATATGGACTGAAGATGCTACAGAAAGGCAAATGAGTCATAAAGAACAAAATAATGTTCGTGCCGCTTATACTCATAAAGCGAAGCATATTACACAGCGTCGTCTAATGATTCAATGGTGGGCTGATTATCTCGATGCTAATATAGAAAAACATATTATGCCGCTTGATTTTGCCAGATCAACGCTCTGA
- a CDS encoding hypothetical protein (ID:JIFNMEKO_02634;~source:Prodigal:2.6), whose protein sequence is MNVQTRNDKAKQFILDQLSTVAQLSESDFEDFPDFQRLKSITQDLIYVKAMGFRGIVATALTGKFLDDSYDCLNDFYKCNPRSIFENGIFYAFQEMKIPCGKSDPLNVAKNNNVLDENWAKGRRPQKTAMAAVYLLRIISSEGDDVIRQKIVNYFFFRLLSYSQECGSVAIHTLNETFLSNQIVASKLISFTLNYPESGTILKFVISKILSSQYNQSSINVTGGDESVFGTNTTSKKPADVWLENEGVILNLYEITVKKIDYKILDDSIQSLADTDSLEKPIIFICRLPDDINTLNGYQEGVLTYKSKSFNFVDISVFIKSTIALLSPHQIELLLSEIEGFVGSYLRPVKTKNGWNEIFAI, encoded by the coding sequence ATGAATGTTCAAACAAGAAATGATAAAGCTAAGCAGTTCATTTTAGATCAACTATCAACTGTAGCTCAGCTAAGCGAAAGTGATTTCGAAGATTTTCCTGATTTCCAAAGGCTTAAATCTATCACTCAAGATTTAATTTATGTTAAGGCTATGGGGTTCAGAGGAATTGTTGCTACGGCTTTAACAGGCAAATTTCTTGATGATAGCTATGATTGTTTGAATGATTTCTACAAATGTAATCCGCGATCTATCTTCGAAAATGGAATATTTTACGCATTTCAGGAAATGAAAATACCCTGTGGAAAATCAGATCCATTAAATGTAGCAAAAAATAATAATGTTTTAGACGAAAACTGGGCCAAGGGGAGAAGACCTCAGAAAACTGCGATGGCTGCAGTTTATTTATTAAGAATCATTAGCAGCGAAGGTGATGATGTTATTCGGCAAAAAATTGTCAATTATTTCTTTTTCCGATTGTTATCTTATTCACAGGAGTGTGGTTCAGTAGCTATTCACACTCTTAATGAAACTTTCCTTTCAAATCAGATCGTTGCTTCAAAGTTAATTAGCTTCACTCTTAATTATCCTGAGTCTGGAACAATACTGAAGTTTGTTATTTCTAAAATATTGTCTTCTCAATATAACCAATCGTCAATTAATGTTACTGGCGGAGATGAAAGTGTTTTTGGAACTAATACTACCTCGAAAAAACCTGCTGATGTATGGCTCGAAAATGAAGGTGTAATATTAAATCTCTACGAAATAACTGTTAAAAAAATCGATTACAAAATATTGGACGATAGTATTCAGTCCCTTGCTGATACCGACTCTCTGGAAAAACCTATTATATTCATATGCCGACTACCGGATGATATAAATACTTTGAACGGGTATCAAGAAGGTGTTCTAACGTATAAAAGTAAATCATTTAATTTTGTGGATATATCGGTGTTTATTAAAAGCACTATAGCTTTATTATCTCCCCACCAAATTGAACTTCTTCTGTCCGAAATAGAGGGATTTGTTGGTTCATATTTAAGGCCCGTCAAGACTAAAAATGGATGGAATGAAATATTCGCTATTTGA
- the haeIIIM gene encoding Modification methylase HaeIII (ID:JIFNMEKO_02635;~source:Prodigal:2.6) — translation MKAVSLFCGAGGMDVGVQNADFEIVAANELDPYACKTYRENHKETVLYEGDIEKNLDAIGTHKGVDLVIGGPPCQGFSVAGRMDPNDPRSKLVFSYCDVIERVMPKAFIMENVKALGALEKFKGLR, via the coding sequence ATGAAAGCAGTATCTCTCTTTTGTGGTGCGGGTGGTATGGATGTTGGCGTCCAAAACGCAGATTTTGAAATTGTTGCGGCTAATGAACTAGATCCCTACGCTTGCAAAACCTATAGAGAAAATCATAAAGAAACCGTTCTATATGAAGGAGATATAGAAAAAAATCTTGATGCGATAGGCACACATAAAGGTGTCGATTTAGTAATCGGAGGGCCACCATGCCAAGGGTTTTCAGTTGCTGGTAGAATGGATCCGAATGATCCACGCTCAAAACTGGTGTTCTCATATTGCGACGTCATTGAACGAGTCATGCCTAAAGCTTTTATAATGGAAAATGTCAAAGCTTTAGGAGCATTGGAAAAGTTTAAAGGGCTTAGATAA
- a CDS encoding hypothetical protein (ID:JIFNMEKO_02636;~source:Prodigal:2.6): MVILNAKDFGVPQSRERVFIIGLFGKNKQKTYTDFENKKEKAISLREAIIHLGPAGGEKNSRITKAKITLAEKTCAEKVSICWYAF, encoded by the coding sequence ATGGTAATCCTTAATGCAAAAGATTTTGGTGTCCCTCAATCCAGAGAACGTGTTTTTATTATAGGTTTATTTGGTAAAAATAAACAAAAAACATACACTGACTTCGAGAATAAAAAAGAGAAAGCCATATCTTTACGTGAGGCTATAATACATCTTGGCCCCGCAGGTGGTGAAAAAAACTCAAGAATTACCAAGGCGAAAATTACTCTTGCTGAAAAAACCTGTGCTGAGAAAGTCTCCATATGCTGGTATGCTTTTTAA
- the aplIM gene encoding Modification methylase AplI (ID:JIFNMEKO_02637;~source:Prodigal:2.6): protein MEGTKKAEYGDAPKRLRRLTIDETIILQTFPDDYIFIGPQSKVFSQIGNAVPCKLARVVAEVVKNELSKKTNHQENDNTHQLPLEIV from the coding sequence ATGGAAGGTACAAAAAAAGCGGAATATGGAGATGCACCCAAGAGATTAAGAAGATTGACGATTGATGAAACAATCATACTACAAACATTCCCAGATGATTATATTTTCATTGGTCCTCAATCAAAAGTATTTAGTCAAATAGGCAATGCTGTGCCTTGTAAATTAGCTCGAGTTGTTGCTGAAGTAGTCAAAAATGAATTATCTAAAAAAACGAATCATCAAGAAAATGATAATACGCATCAACTACCTTTAGAGATTGTATAG
- a CDS encoding hypothetical protein (ID:JIFNMEKO_02638;~source:Prodigal:2.6), whose product MSADKNNVSDLTDEFKAVSSFRPDINKPTFHAFLSLPKDEKLTDEQWQEIAKDYLKEMIIYIEKHQYICVRHKDTDQDHIHIVANRIGLDGSVWHGQHSAFNTIAACERLEVKHSLTITKGLQGQKSAVSAPTKNEIEMALRTGEKPARLVLQNSLQAALVGKPDLSTFVERLQAVGIEPAFNVASTGNVAGVSFGIINNEKYVFFKGSSLGKKYSWNTIKGKVKYDKNRDDELVRSFSARKDDEPNSIGRSPIEPNINDGRATDRIDDDIIGVSQYGIKSDATDINQSEQLIRNNNNSFKLSEKYNRPTVPKVRRTTQKAAQILNRVKRQYNKEPIKTSTKSSFSRGSNTFSGSSISRILDHAETATTATNQFRLKSRGNINSRATKIEEMRKRLGISKSIIAPKNKEKTINKEIKKKLAYLAGNENSFKSKLKSRMNSEILKLLQLDDDKTLEVRSVKIK is encoded by the coding sequence ATGTCAGCAGATAAAAATAATGTTAGTGATTTAACTGATGAGTTTAAAGCTGTAAGCAGTTTCAGACCTGATATAAATAAACCAACTTTTCATGCGTTTTTATCTCTTCCAAAAGATGAGAAGCTCACAGATGAACAATGGCAGGAGATAGCAAAAGACTATTTGAAAGAAATGATTATCTATATAGAAAAACATCAATATATTTGCGTGCGTCATAAAGATACAGATCAAGACCATATTCATATAGTAGCCAACCGCATAGGTTTAGACGGTTCCGTATGGCATGGTCAGCACTCAGCATTTAATACAATAGCAGCTTGTGAACGTTTAGAAGTAAAGCACAGCTTAACCATTACCAAAGGCTTGCAGGGGCAAAAATCAGCGGTATCAGCACCAACCAAGAACGAAATTGAAATGGCTTTAAGGACAGGAGAGAAACCAGCCCGTTTAGTGCTACAGAACTCACTACAAGCCGCTTTAGTAGGTAAGCCTGATTTGTCCACATTCGTAGAACGTCTGCAGGCTGTCGGCATCGAGCCGGCTTTTAACGTTGCTTCTACTGGCAACGTCGCCGGAGTGTCATTTGGTATCATAAATAATGAAAAATATGTTTTCTTCAAGGGATCATCTCTTGGTAAAAAATACAGTTGGAACACTATTAAAGGCAAGGTGAAATATGACAAAAATAGAGATGATGAACTCGTTAGAAGCTTCTCAGCAAGAAAAGATGATGAACCAAATAGTATTGGACGATCACCTATTGAACCAAATATCAATGACGGTAGAGCCACTGACCGAATCGATGATGATATTATCGGAGTCAGTCAGTACGGCATTAAATCAGACGCAACAGACATTAACCAGAGTGAACAACTCATTAGAAACAACAATAACAGCTTTAAACTCAGCGAAAAATATAATAGACCAACAGTCCCTAAAGTTAGAAGAACAACACAAAAAGCTGCACAAATACTTAACAGAGTTAAAAGACAATACAATAAAGAACCAATCAAAACTTCTACTAAAAGTAGCTTTAGTCGTGGGAGTAATACATTTAGCGGCAGTTCTATCAGTAGGATACTTGATCATGCAGAAACAGCAACAACTGCTACCAATCAATTTAGACTCAAAAGCCGTGGCAACATCAATAGTAGAGCAACTAAGATCGAAGAAATGAGAAAGAGGTTAGGAATTAGCAAATCTATTATAGCTCCTAAAAATAAAGAGAAAACTATTAATAAGGAAATAAAGAAAAAGCTAGCTTATTTAGCTGGAAATGAAAATAGCTTTAAATCGAAGTTGAAATCAAGAATGAATAGCGAAATATTAAAATTATTACAACTTGACGACGATAAAACTTTAGAAGTTAGATCTGTAAAGATAAAATAA
- a CDS encoding hypothetical protein (ID:JIFNMEKO_02639;~source:Prodigal:2.6): MKGYVAKSGKSFKNRVKYILKDDHGSFVAICQQIKIMLVI; the protein is encoded by the coding sequence ATGAAGGGATACGTAGCGAAGTCAGGTAAATCATTTAAAAACAGAGTTAAGTATATATTAAAAGATGATCATGGTTCATTTGTAGCAATATGTCAGCAGATAAAAATAATGTTAGTGATTTAA
- a CDS encoding hypothetical protein (ID:JIFNMEKO_02640;~source:Prodigal:2.6) has product MPTTDRKRGRINLSADERRDISIQFRVNKAEFEYLKELVKSSDLERGHYIRREILKSEPVVRRKMPEVNQKTYIQLSSLGNNINQAAKKLNSNEYFDKGEVDKLNFNIKQVSRRILEMNKDLNYEGIRSEVR; this is encoded by the coding sequence ATGCCAACAACAGATCGAAAAAGAGGACGTATAAATTTAAGTGCTGACGAACGCAGAGATATATCTATACAGTTCAGAGTAAACAAAGCAGAGTTTGAATATTTAAAAGAACTTGTAAAATCTTCTGACCTTGAAAGAGGCCACTACATTAGAAGAGAAATATTAAAATCTGAACCTGTTGTAAGAAGAAAGATGCCAGAAGTTAATCAAAAAACTTATATACAACTTTCATCATTGGGAAACAATATAAATCAGGCAGCAAAGAAACTAAATAGCAATGAGTATTTTGATAAAGGCGAAGTTGATAAGCTTAATTTTAATATAAAGCAAGTTAGCAGAAGGATATTAGAAATGAACAAGGATCTAAATTATGAAGGGATACGTAGCGAAGTCAGGTAA
- a CDS encoding hypothetical protein (ID:JIFNMEKO_02641;~source:Prodigal:2.6): MMIMSVAMVILCIMLGGFMIRSCTGKTNSSSEAKQAISDIRKMIDKKALIKYKRNNRI, translated from the coding sequence ATGATGATTATGTCTGTAGCAATGGTAATACTTTGTATTATGTTAGGCGGTTTTATGATTAGAAGCTGCACAGGAAAAACAAACTCTTCAAGCGAAGCAAAGCAAGCAATATCAGATATTAGGAAAATGATAGATAAAAAAGCTCTCATAAAATATAAAAGGAATAATAGAATATGA
- a CDS encoding hypothetical protein (ID:JIFNMEKO_02642;~source:Prodigal:2.6), whose product MALPKHAKDFEPFIEEDYTHMKYCFICQRKIKTILYADFVIFERLVKFDPNVSDAQAFDGWVREETEQVEILRIFSSCKKCGSRNVLCDFDSLSVDILKEYKIRNKE is encoded by the coding sequence ATGGCATTACCTAAACACGCTAAGGATTTTGAACCTTTTATAGAAGAAGATTACACGCATATGAAATATTGCTTCATATGTCAGAGAAAAATAAAAACAATATTATATGCTGATTTTGTTATTTTTGAGAGATTAGTAAAATTCGATCCTAACGTTTCAGACGCTCAAGCATTTGATGGTTGGGTGCGTGAAGAGACTGAACAAGTTGAAATATTACGTATCTTTTCTTCCTGCAAAAAATGCGGGAGCAGGAATGTTTTATGCGATTTTGACAGTTTATCAGTTGATATTTTGAAAGAATATAAAATAAGAAATAAGGAGTAA
- a CDS encoding hypothetical protein (ID:JIFNMEKO_02643;~source:Prodigal:2.6): MEKNIIQCPYCLKEIQKGVHVCTGCQASVIYGSPPNWCILLVIFGTFIMSILISMIAGIAAGTISLPIVGIVAFIVSKISFSDRVSFGRRM, encoded by the coding sequence ATGGAAAAAAATATTATTCAGTGTCCTTACTGTCTAAAAGAAATTCAGAAAGGAGTTCACGTATGCACTGGTTGCCAAGCTTCAGTTATATACGGTTCCCCACCTAACTGGTGTATCCTTTTAGTCATATTCGGCACTTTTATTATGTCCATTTTGATCAGTATGATTGCTGGAATAGCGGCGGGGACTATAAGTTTACCGATAGTGGGCATTGTAGCTTTTATTGTCAGTAAAATTTCTTTTTCTGACAGGGTTTCTTTTGGAAGAAGAATGTAA
- a CDS encoding hypothetical protein (ID:JIFNMEKO_02644;~source:Prodigal:2.6) produces the protein MLKLMLAAGLAVLLSGCGDDGIYGNYVSPQYGVKLDINKDVIKFRDGVFTVKSWDESQKPLYIAKTQNKDLGSWTFKIEKVKDGVIYQGAIFKKD, from the coding sequence ATGCTTAAGTTGATGTTAGCAGCAGGTCTTGCCGTCCTGCTTTCGGGTTGTGGTGATGATGGCATCTACGGCAACTATGTTAGTCCGCAGTATGGCGTCAAACTTGATATTAATAAAGACGTGATCAAATTTCGCGATGGTGTTTTTACAGTTAAAAGCTGGGATGAAAGCCAAAAGCCTCTTTATATCGCCAAAACGCAAAACAAAGATCTCGGATCTTGGACTTTTAAAATAGAAAAAGTAAAAGACGGTGTCATTTATCAAGGCGCGATATTCAAAAAGGATTAG